One genomic segment of uncultured Desulfobacter sp. includes these proteins:
- a CDS encoding ABC transporter substrate-binding protein gives MAVDPNIKIVVADDSGTMRMMFKQILGKAGFSNLVMAVNGADGVKKVEAEKPDLVISDWNMPTLDGLEFLKQLRASEEFKDLPFIMATAQADIGQQKVIQEAGGNAHCPKPFNEEEITKAIEAAFSGEIKKQRVTKRRSIIGGRVELNVAHIQITDHLALGTLKHRINQGDLEPQYFDLSTSMMGGWNPIQEGLESGEIDCAFVLAPIAMDLFAYDSPIQLVLYAHKNGSTFVRSRHYDHRFDSLQSFYKYKVVDIPHKMSVHHMLAHKFLKELGLKPGVPGKKAINVRFEVVPPIKMPGIMKENEDVGGFMVAEPVATKAIKGGIGNLEFYSATRWEDHPCCIVAMQKDFIQKHPEAVQEFVSLLVDTGEYIENDKTRAADIGVKFLDPEGKMGLNPQVLQNVFSQPMAIRWDGLYPKAADLDKIQRYMHDIMEIGKIIDLEKFIEPSFANVAFNR, from the coding sequence ATGGCGGTAGACCCAAATATTAAAATTGTTGTGGCAGATGATTCAGGCACTATGCGGATGATGTTTAAACAAATCCTGGGAAAAGCCGGATTTTCAAATCTTGTCATGGCGGTGAACGGTGCCGACGGTGTTAAAAAAGTAGAAGCTGAAAAACCTGATCTTGTCATATCCGACTGGAACATGCCCACGCTGGATGGCCTTGAGTTTCTCAAACAATTAAGGGCCTCTGAGGAATTTAAGGACCTGCCTTTTATCATGGCCACGGCCCAGGCTGACATAGGCCAGCAGAAAGTCATTCAGGAAGCCGGCGGTAATGCCCATTGCCCGAAGCCTTTTAATGAGGAGGAAATAACAAAGGCGATTGAAGCGGCCTTCTCCGGAGAAATAAAAAAACAGCGGGTAACAAAAAGGAGAAGCATTATCGGAGGCCGCGTTGAACTCAACGTTGCCCACATCCAGATCACCGACCACCTTGCCTTGGGTACCTTGAAACACCGGATTAACCAAGGGGATCTGGAACCCCAATATTTTGACCTGTCCACCAGTATGATGGGTGGATGGAACCCCATACAGGAAGGCCTTGAAAGCGGGGAAATCGACTGTGCCTTTGTTCTAGCACCCATTGCCATGGATTTGTTTGCCTATGACTCCCCCATTCAATTGGTCCTGTATGCCCACAAAAATGGTTCCACATTTGTGCGCTCCCGACATTATGATCACAGGTTTGACTCTTTGCAAAGCTTTTACAAATATAAGGTTGTGGATATTCCTCACAAAATGTCAGTCCACCACATGCTTGCACATAAATTTTTAAAAGAACTGGGACTGAAACCCGGTGTTCCGGGGAAAAAAGCGATTAATGTGCGCTTTGAGGTGGTTCCCCCAATTAAGATGCCCGGCATCATGAAAGAAAACGAGGATGTGGGTGGATTCATGGTTGCTGAACCAGTTGCCACCAAAGCCATCAAGGGAGGAATCGGCAACCTGGAATTTTATTCAGCCACACGATGGGAGGATCATCCCTGCTGCATTGTGGCCATGCAAAAGGACTTTATCCAAAAACATCCTGAAGCTGTTCAAGAGTTTGTATCCTTGCTGGTGGATACCGGGGAGTATATTGAAAACGACAAGACTCGGGCTGCGGATATTGGTGTAAAATTTTTGGATCCCGAAGGTAAAATGGGCCTGAATCCCCAGGTGCTTCAAAATGTATTTTCCCAGCCCATGGCCATCCGTTGGGACGGACTTTATCCGAAAGCGGCAGATCTTGATAAAATTCAAAGATACATGCATGATATCATGGAAATCGGTAAAATTATTGACCTTGAAAAATTTATTGAACCCAGTTTTGCCAACGTCGCATTCAATCGATAA
- a CDS encoding amidohydrolase: MKTQKKFVMAFMLILVSVTSGVNAASGQKPTPEKIYSAVDQVAPIIKDTALTLWKHSELPLVEFKSSAHLMKVLEDNGFNIKSKGTAGVPTAFVAEYGSGKPVIGIMTEYDALPGLGSEPVANKTSRKDGVTSGHGCGHNLIGAGGLGAALAIRNLIEENNTSGVIRVFGAAAEESEGAKVYMAREGLFNDVDAMLHWHPMNVAGLWYARTAAVGMLYVEFNGKTAHAGLEPWKGRSALDAVELFTHGVNMMREHVEPTARLQYIIPKGGVAPNVVPDFATVKMFYRDIDRAHVEKSMIWLKQIAKGAALATQTQTLAVEYFGMHDLLPNTTMATRMQQHLDAVGIPSYTNEEIAFAKEIQKSAGVEATGMTKNIVPLPEKVPTMGGSTDVGEASWITPTMGTFMPTMPENIGVHTWMATSCHGMSIGYKGAINAAKILTATGWDLLTDAKFLAEVKAEFKERTKDFTYKSPIPDIIKEPVLLPEDMKKHESVIELKEYFKNHANEEGF; the protein is encoded by the coding sequence ATGAAAACACAGAAAAAATTTGTAATGGCCTTTATGCTGATTCTTGTGTCTGTAACTTCAGGCGTCAATGCTGCGTCTGGACAGAAGCCAACGCCTGAAAAAATTTACTCTGCAGTGGACCAGGTGGCGCCAATCATCAAAGATACCGCTTTAACACTTTGGAAACATTCAGAACTGCCGCTTGTGGAGTTCAAGTCTTCTGCCCACTTGATGAAGGTCCTTGAAGACAATGGTTTTAATATCAAAAGCAAAGGGACGGCTGGTGTGCCCACAGCCTTTGTGGCCGAGTATGGCTCAGGCAAGCCCGTCATCGGCATCATGACCGAATATGATGCGCTGCCCGGTCTAGGTAGTGAACCTGTAGCCAACAAAACATCGCGTAAGGATGGCGTCACCAGTGGCCATGGTTGTGGGCACAATTTGATCGGCGCAGGCGGACTTGGGGCAGCATTGGCCATTCGCAACTTGATTGAGGAAAATAACACGTCCGGGGTGATTCGTGTATTCGGCGCTGCTGCCGAAGAATCTGAAGGTGCTAAAGTATACATGGCTCGTGAAGGTCTCTTCAACGATGTCGATGCCATGCTTCACTGGCATCCCATGAACGTCGCCGGGCTCTGGTATGCTCGCACGGCTGCAGTCGGGATGCTTTATGTTGAATTTAACGGTAAAACAGCTCATGCCGGTCTGGAGCCATGGAAGGGACGCAGTGCTTTGGATGCGGTCGAACTTTTTACGCACGGCGTCAACATGATGCGCGAGCATGTGGAGCCCACCGCTCGGCTGCAATACATCATCCCCAAAGGCGGTGTCGCACCTAATGTCGTGCCCGATTTTGCCACCGTGAAAATGTTCTACCGTGACATTGATCGGGCTCACGTCGAAAAATCGATGATCTGGCTCAAACAGATTGCAAAGGGCGCTGCGCTGGCAACCCAGACCCAGACGCTGGCTGTCGAATATTTTGGCATGCATGATCTTTTGCCTAATACAACTATGGCAACACGCATGCAGCAGCATCTTGATGCTGTCGGCATACCGAGTTACACCAATGAAGAAATTGCCTTCGCCAAAGAGATTCAAAAATCTGCAGGCGTCGAGGCAACAGGTATGACCAAGAACATCGTTCCCTTGCCGGAAAAGGTTCCCACAATGGGCGGCTCCACTGATGTAGGCGAGGCCAGTTGGATTACCCCGACGATGGGCACATTCATGCCGACAATGCCAGAAAATATAGGTGTGCATACATGGATGGCGACCTCCTGTCATGGAATGAGCATTGGTTATAAGGGCGCTATCAACGCGGCCAAAATACTGACCGCAACTGGATGGGACCTTCTTACCGATGCCAAGTTCCTGGCAGAAGTCAAAGCAGAATTCAAGGAACGAACCAAAGACTTTACTTATAAGTCGCCCATCCCTGATATCATAAAGGAGCCCGTTCTTTTGCCTGAAGACATGAAGAAGCACGAAAGCGTCATTGAGCTGAAAGAATACTTTAAGAACCACGCAAATGAAGAAGGATTCTAA
- a CDS encoding ABC transporter substrate-binding protein, giving the protein MPRYIQRKGSGTDTDVITFSMRSWEQLEKGFSSGDINAAFMDIAQAMYLFDKGSAISMLMFTHRAGSRIIVPEQIQKLTDFKGKSVLIPHRFSIQHMLVHRLLSAGKLKIAGLGRSGESVGIESVPCALMPEMASSDLDCDIAAFICPAPFGDAEVEKKGFRNMLISRDLWENHPGSAFVVHQDLLRTKGKNLALMVSCLLDSARQLDRYMSSPDAVEKDIESISASFLGLSVDQTQRALKTSGITYCPTLLAPDMDILSIVLDYMRTTMAVMPAGTNLNGFIRPEFIHTALSEL; this is encoded by the coding sequence TTGCCCCGTTACATCCAGCGTAAAGGATCAGGTACCGATACGGATGTTATAACTTTCAGCATGCGTTCCTGGGAACAGTTAGAGAAGGGGTTCTCATCCGGTGATATCAATGCCGCATTCATGGATATTGCCCAGGCTATGTATTTGTTTGACAAAGGTTCGGCCATATCCATGCTCATGTTCACCCACAGGGCAGGCAGCAGAATCATTGTACCTGAGCAGATTCAAAAATTGACGGATTTTAAGGGAAAAAGTGTTTTGATCCCGCACAGATTTAGTATTCAGCATATGCTTGTGCACAGACTGCTAAGCGCAGGAAAATTGAAAATCGCCGGTTTAGGAAGGTCGGGAGAAAGCGTTGGAATTGAATCGGTACCATGTGCCCTGATGCCGGAAATGGCAAGTTCGGATCTTGACTGCGATATTGCAGCTTTTATTTGCCCTGCCCCCTTTGGTGACGCTGAAGTTGAGAAAAAAGGTTTCAGAAATATGCTCATTTCCCGGGATCTGTGGGAAAATCACCCGGGCAGCGCATTCGTGGTACATCAGGACCTGCTTAGAACCAAAGGGAAAAATTTGGCTCTGATGGTTAGCTGTTTGCTTGACAGTGCCCGGCAGCTTGATCGGTATATGTCATCCCCGGATGCTGTTGAAAAAGACATTGAAAGCATCTCAGCCTCTTTTTTAGGCCTTTCTGTCGACCAGACACAAAGGGCACTTAAAACATCCGGGATAACCTATTGCCCAACACTTCTGGCTCCGGATATGGATATTTTAAGCATCGTGCTTGATTATATGCGTACAACCATGGCGGTCATGCCGGCCGGAACAAACCTTAATGGCTTCATCAGACCGGAATTTATTCATACGGCTCTATCGGAATTATAG
- a CDS encoding YSC84-related protein, with translation MKSIKQIILIITLITMTTFFCGVWTAGAGTGAEIDRDVDVFIEKLFAGSPAAAKLSKVAKGMLVFPNVVKAGIIVGGQYGKGALRIGGKTAGYYNTVAASYGLQAGVQSFGYAMFFMTDETLKYLKNSAGWEVGVGPSVVVVDEGLSRSLTTTTTQDDIYVFFFDQKGLMAGLGLQGSKITKIHPDK, from the coding sequence ATGAAATCAATTAAACAAATCATTTTAATAATAACCTTGATAACAATGACAACCTTTTTTTGCGGGGTCTGGACGGCAGGGGCAGGTACCGGCGCTGAAATTGACCGGGATGTGGATGTGTTCATTGAAAAATTATTTGCAGGCTCGCCTGCTGCTGCAAAATTATCCAAGGTGGCAAAGGGGATGCTTGTTTTTCCAAATGTGGTCAAAGCTGGAATTATTGTTGGTGGGCAATATGGTAAAGGCGCTCTTCGCATCGGGGGTAAAACCGCAGGGTATTACAACACGGTTGCCGCTTCGTACGGGCTTCAGGCCGGTGTACAGTCTTTTGGATATGCCATGTTTTTTATGACGGATGAAACACTGAAGTACCTTAAGAACAGTGCTGGTTGGGAAGTCGGTGTCGGGCCAAGTGTTGTTGTTGTAGATGAAGGTCTATCCCGTTCATTGACGACCACAACGACCCAAGATGATATTTACGTGTTCTTTTTTGACCAGAAGGGATTGATGGCTGGTCTTGGACTGCAGGGCTCAAAAATCACCAAGATCCATCCGGACAAGTAG
- a CDS encoding ABC transporter substrate-binding protein yields the protein MGFNHISRRNFLKTAIQTAGVAACTPMVFPCLAAAKKRPLKIGYLPITDATPLLVAYSLGYFSHEGLNVERPIMVRSWNVLSESFLTGKFDLAHMLFPIPVWMRFKQNIPIKVLAWDHTNGSAVTVRADSGINRFADLSGKQVAVPSWYSMHNLVMQLGLQVQGLEPVIRPPGSKLAPHEVNLFILSPPDMPQALLGKKIDAFIVADPFNALAQEKFSAKIMRYSGDIWKNHPCCVIVANDHLIQKSPIVIQKAVNAIVKAQAWCLQNPKETAHLLSRDGEGFLPVNESVLNRVFGAIPEKELIHPQWNVERIGFQPFPFPSATRFILEQMKKTKVEGNTDFLTNLDTNTAVSQLVDDRFVRKALDDMGGMKGFCRCDIENVFTREETVEIN from the coding sequence ATGGGATTTAACCATATTTCACGGCGAAATTTTTTAAAAACAGCAATACAGACGGCAGGTGTAGCCGCCTGTACCCCCATGGTCTTTCCGTGTCTGGCAGCGGCAAAAAAAAGACCGTTAAAAATAGGTTATCTGCCCATTACAGATGCCACCCCCTTGCTTGTTGCATATAGTCTGGGTTATTTTTCCCATGAAGGACTTAATGTGGAACGGCCGATTATGGTACGTTCATGGAATGTACTTTCCGAATCCTTTTTAACGGGCAAATTTGACTTGGCCCACATGCTTTTCCCCATCCCTGTGTGGATGCGATTCAAGCAGAATATACCTATCAAGGTGTTGGCCTGGGATCATACCAACGGCAGCGCGGTCACAGTCAGAGCAGACTCCGGCATCAACCGGTTTGCGGATCTTTCGGGAAAACAGGTGGCCGTGCCCTCATGGTATTCCATGCACAATCTGGTCATGCAGTTAGGTCTTCAGGTCCAGGGGCTTGAACCTGTAATCCGTCCGCCGGGTTCAAAACTTGCCCCCCACGAGGTGAACCTGTTTATCCTGTCGCCCCCGGATATGCCCCAGGCGCTTTTGGGAAAGAAGATAGACGCATTTATCGTGGCAGACCCTTTCAACGCCTTGGCCCAGGAAAAATTTTCGGCAAAAATCATGCGATATTCAGGAGATATTTGGAAAAATCATCCCTGTTGTGTCATTGTCGCCAATGATCACCTGATCCAAAAAAGCCCAATAGTAATTCAAAAGGCGGTTAATGCTATTGTAAAAGCCCAGGCGTGGTGCCTGCAAAATCCTAAGGAAACCGCCCACCTGCTTAGCAGGGACGGCGAAGGATTTTTGCCGGTAAATGAATCAGTTCTTAACAGGGTTTTTGGTGCCATCCCCGAAAAAGAACTGATACACCCCCAGTGGAATGTAGAAAGAATCGGTTTCCAGCCTTTTCCCTTCCCATCAGCCACCCGTTTTATTCTGGAACAAATGAAAAAAACCAAGGTTGAGGGCAACACCGATTTTCTGACGAACCTCGACACAAACACAGCGGTTTCACAGCTTGTCGATGACCGTTTTGTCAGAAAGGCTCTGGACGACATGGGCGGCATGAAGGGATTCTGCCGCTGCGATATAGAAAATGTATTTACCAGGGAAGAAACCGTTGAAATCAACTGA
- a CDS encoding ABC transporter ATP-binding protein, protein MKIDIEKICKSYEGPGGGKHQILKDISFSINPGDFVIILGESGCGKTTLLNLLAGLETPSCGQIRVNGIPITGIHPSRSMLFQQPALIPWLSVKENVAYGCKIRKDTQDLEYRVSQFLEIMGLTGAAKKKPGQLSLGMAQRVCLARALVGHPQALLLDEPFASLDTFTQAHIQEELVNLWMSESFTAVFVTHDIDEAIRLGNKIVVLAGSPAGISDIFDIDVPYPRNRHDPVIKTLRTDILDRFKIAYLVKRSLTDGI, encoded by the coding sequence TTGAAAATAGATATTGAAAAAATCTGTAAATCCTACGAAGGACCCGGGGGGGGGAAACATCAAATTCTCAAGGATATTTCCTTTTCCATAAATCCAGGAGACTTTGTGATTATTCTGGGTGAATCGGGTTGTGGAAAGACCACCTTGCTGAACTTGCTGGCAGGACTTGAAACTCCGAGTTGCGGTCAAATCCGGGTGAACGGCATCCCCATTACCGGCATCCACCCTTCACGTTCCATGCTGTTCCAGCAGCCGGCGCTGATTCCCTGGCTCAGCGTTAAGGAAAACGTGGCCTATGGCTGTAAAATCAGAAAAGACACCCAGGACCTGGAATACCGGGTAAGCCAGTTTCTGGAAATCATGGGCCTGACAGGTGCGGCGAAAAAAAAACCGGGCCAACTCTCCCTGGGCATGGCCCAGCGGGTTTGCCTGGCCAGGGCCTTGGTGGGACACCCCCAGGCCCTGCTGCTTGACGAGCCCTTTGCCTCTTTAGACACATTTACCCAGGCCCATATCCAGGAGGAATTGGTAAACTTATGGATGTCGGAAAGCTTTACTGCGGTCTTTGTCACCCATGATATTGATGAAGCCATCCGCCTTGGAAATAAAATTGTGGTTCTGGCAGGATCTCCTGCAGGTATCTCCGATATTTTCGATATTGATGTCCCCTACCCCAGAAACCGGCATGACCCTGTGATAAAAACGTTAAGAACCGATATTCTCGATCGGTTTAAAATCGCATACTTAGTTAAACGGAGCCTTACAGATGGGATTTAA
- a CDS encoding YchJ family protein: MEECPCGSNLAYAECCEPIITGTQPARTAQELMRARYTAYTMADTEFIFNTTHPDHREGYDHDGTKAWAQNSEWLDLEIVATEAGCSEDQDGTVEFIATFRTNGVVQKHHEVGRFSKQEDAWLFTTGDMVKPKPAVSTKVGRNEPCPCGSGRKYKKCCGK, encoded by the coding sequence ATGGAAGAATGTCCCTGCGGAAGCAACCTTGCCTATGCCGAATGCTGCGAACCCATCATTACCGGAACACAACCTGCCCGGACTGCACAAGAACTTATGCGGGCCCGTTATACCGCCTATACAATGGCTGATACGGAGTTTATTTTTAACACCACCCATCCGGATCACCGGGAAGGGTACGACCATGACGGCACAAAAGCATGGGCGCAAAATTCCGAATGGCTGGATCTTGAAATCGTTGCTACAGAAGCCGGCTGTTCCGAAGACCAGGATGGTACGGTTGAATTCATAGCCACTTTTCGGACAAACGGTGTTGTTCAAAAACACCATGAAGTTGGCCGGTTTTCAAAGCAGGAAGATGCCTGGTTGTTCACCACCGGTGATATGGTGAAACCTAAACCTGCTGTCTCGACCAAAGTGGGCCGGAATGAACCTTGCCCCTGCGGCAGCGGACGTAAGTACAAGAAATGCTGCGGTAAATAG
- a CDS encoding ABC transporter permease — protein sequence MKSTEKNSRNSAVQFEFSSFFTRVWSGWKYEIAGLILFTFAWVAVTQFVFTRPELYHFNGFLPGPTLAALANAFQNPKFWMSVFASLRRIVVGIAISASIGLPLGILIGFFTRLRKLTYSPIQFVRMISPLSWMPIALLLFTTFESAVHFLIVMATICPIILNTAIGVMNINPQWLKMALNQGANNVQLIQTIVLPYSIPNMITSIRLALGIAWIVLVPAEFLGVSSGLGYLINDARDTMEYDKLMAVIIAIGILGFILDRVFQKLQHRFSWSWAGDV from the coding sequence TTGAAATCAACTGAAAAAAATTCCCGGAACAGCGCCGTACAATTTGAATTCTCATCATTTTTTACTCGGGTATGGTCGGGTTGGAAATATGAAATAGCCGGGCTTATCCTGTTTACCTTTGCCTGGGTTGCTGTTACGCAATTCGTATTTACCCGCCCAGAATTATACCATTTTAATGGATTTCTACCCGGCCCAACCCTTGCGGCTTTGGCAAACGCCTTTCAGAATCCCAAATTCTGGATGTCAGTTTTTGCAAGTCTGCGTAGAATCGTTGTAGGCATCGCCATATCAGCATCCATCGGGCTTCCATTGGGCATACTAATCGGTTTTTTTACACGTCTTCGCAAACTGACGTATTCGCCGATTCAATTCGTAAGAATGATCAGTCCCCTGTCCTGGATGCCCATTGCATTGCTTTTATTTACAACCTTTGAGTCTGCTGTTCATTTTTTGATTGTAATGGCGACAATTTGTCCTATAATACTGAACACAGCCATTGGTGTTATGAACATTAATCCCCAATGGTTAAAAATGGCTTTGAACCAGGGTGCCAATAACGTTCAACTCATTCAGACGATTGTTCTTCCATATTCAATACCCAATATGATAACCAGCATTAGACTGGCACTGGGGATTGCATGGATTGTTTTGGTCCCGGCAGAATTTTTAGGGGTATCATCTGGTTTAGGCTATCTGATTAACGATGCCAGGGATACCATGGAGTACGACAAACTTATGGCCGTAATCATTGCCATCGGCATACTGGGATTTATACTCGACAGAGTTTTCCAGAAATTGCAGCACAGATTCAGCTGGTCATGGGCCGGCGATGTTTAA
- a CDS encoding cytoplasmic protein — protein sequence MGKTVLFAFRGDPLCFVHVLLNALDLKQRGQEGLIVLEGESVKLVGPMSESGHFLNALYQKAKGADLIYGACKACATKLDALGPIEKEGIPLVGDMANHPSMGAFIEKGYKIITF from the coding sequence ATGGGAAAAACCGTATTATTCGCATTTAGGGGAGACCCTTTATGTTTTGTCCACGTACTTCTTAACGCACTTGATCTAAAACAGCGAGGCCAGGAAGGACTCATTGTTTTGGAAGGCGAATCCGTCAAACTTGTAGGGCCCATGTCTGAATCAGGACACTTCTTAAACGCACTTTACCAAAAAGCCAAGGGCGCCGATCTTATTTACGGTGCATGCAAGGCCTGTGCAACCAAACTTGACGCCCTTGGTCCTATTGAAAAGGAAGGAATCCCCCTAGTTGGAGATATGGCCAATCATCCTTCCATGGGCGCATTCATCGAAAAAGGATACAAAATAATCACATTTTAA